A single genomic interval of Dysidea avara chromosome 6, odDysAvar1.4, whole genome shotgun sequence harbors:
- the LOC136259034 gene encoding uncharacterized protein, which translates to MPPKSKRSLQLKVARRHRHKRAKTQECSSTMNESISEDVTEEHIIDTTLELSSIANPDDMSENETTEVIPVSTEGVVPVTGNHGATTEEIIPTFSDYDSQDDEEYTSPGETATEDELIHGHAKDWISSLDRDDVMSLSLVLHHLIVNILGLQLTFAAKVIGDLIGKSDRTVREWRGTFLCNDGSFPGSLQGKYQRTGVLEQNEELNKHARKYVRENANVKGRPNMTTASFCQWVNNELLPNSVLEPGFPRKISVDTARRWLHHLDFQVLDRKKSVYIDGHEREDVVAYRKKFIRKMVSIGFINEDNAPTAEASQCLPEDLRCPSEEQLQKTIVLFHDESIFSANEDQGTQWGEKDNFAIKPKSKGSGIMVSDFIDEFNGYLCLSDSEYSLAKQTYGDNITKEARQFLEYGENREGYWTSDKFLTQMDHAVKIADIKYPKDQGYRVVWVFDNSSCHNAYAEDALNANNMNAKPGGKQPHLRDTVWNGRPQRMVFNIGIPKGLIQVLTERGKYHKSMKLEDMRKEISTHPDFMNEMTKLEHFLRDRGHICIMLPKFHCELNPIERCWGQAKRYTRSFTNYTLPRLRINIPNGLDSVTLENIKNYFRKVRQYMFAYLEGFTAGPDLEKTVKAYKKVYKSHRKIGVNS; encoded by the coding sequence ATGCCACCTAAGTCAAAGAGAAGTTTACAGCTGAAAGTAGCCAGAAGACATCGCCATAAGAGGGCTAAAACACAAGAATGTTCCTCCACTATGAATGAAAGTATTTCTGAAGATGTAACAGAGGAACATATAATAGACACTACTCTTGAACTTTCTAGCATTGCAAACCCAGATGACATGTCAGAAAATGAGACCACAGAAGTGATACCTGTTTCAACTGAAGGTGTAGTGCCCGTAACTGGGAATCATGGTGCGACAACTGAAGAGATTATACCCACATTCAGTGATTATGATTCCCAAGATGATGAAGAGTATACTTCACCAGGTGAAACTGCAACAGAAGATGAATTAATCCATGGTCATGCAAAAGACTGGATAAGCTCTCTTGACAGAGACGATGTCATGTCACTGTCTCTGGTGCTACACCATctaatagtaaacattttagGCCTTCAACTAACATTTGCAGCTAAAGTGATTGGCGATTTAATTGGAAAAAGTGACCGAACTGTCCGTGAATGGAGGGGAACCTTTCTATGCAATGATGGATCATTTCCAGGTTCACTGCAAGGGAAGTACCAGCGTACAGGCGTCTTGGAACAAAATGAAGAGTTGAACAAGCATGCGAGAAAGTATGTCAGGGAAAATGCTAATGTAAAAGGTAGACCTAACATGACCACTGCTTCATTTTGCCAGTGGGTAAACAATGAACTTTTACCCAATAGTGTGCTTGAGCCTGGCTTTCCTCGCAAAATAAGTGTTGACACTGCTAGAAGATGGTTGCACCACCTTGATTTTCAAGTGTTAGACAGAAAAAAAAGTGTTTATATTGATGGACACGAGAGAGAAGACGTAGTTGCTTATCGTAAGAAGTTTATTAGAAAAATGGTATCAATTGGATTTATAAACGAAGATAATGCCCCCACTGCTGAAGCTTCCCAGTGTCTACCAGAAGATCTAAGATGTCCATCTGAAGAGCAATTACAGAAAACGATTGTGCTATTCCATGATGAATCCATATTTTCAGCTAATGAAGACCAAGGGACACAATGGGGTGAAAAGGATAATTTTGCAATTAAACCTAAAAGCAAAGGTTCTGGTATTATGGTATCAGACTTTATTGATGAGTTTAATGGTTACCTTTGTCTAAGTGACTCAGAATATTCTCTGGCTAAACAAACATATGGAGACAACATTACAAAAGAAGCTCGTCAATTTTTGGAATATGGAGAGAATCGAGAAGGTTATTGGACATCAGACAAATTCCTTACCCAAATGGACCATGCAGTAAAAATAGCAGATATTAAATATCCTAAAGATCAAGGATATCGTGTAGTATGGGTGTTTGACAACAGCAGTTGTCACAATGCTTATGCTGAAGATGCATTAAATGCAAACAACATGAATGCCAAGCCTGGGGGCAAGCAGCCACACTTACGTGACACAGTATGGAATGGGAGACCCCAGCGAATGGTTTTTAATATTGGTATTCCGAAGGGCCTTATCCAGGTACTAACTGAAAGAGGCAAGTACCATAAATCAATGAAACTTGAAGACATGAGGAAAGAGATCTCCACTCATCCAGACTTCATGAATGAGATGACCAAACTAGAACATTTTCTACGTGACCGTGGACACATTTGCATCATGTTACCAAAATTTCATTGCGAGCTTAACCCCATTGAAAGATGCTGGGGTCAAGCAAAGCGATATACAAGAAGCTTTACTAATTACACTTTGCCACGACTGCGTATCAATATTCCCAATGGACTTGATTCTGTGACACTCGAGAATATCAAAAACTATTTCCGCAAGGTCAGGCAGTACATGTTTGCATACCTAGAAGGCTTCACAGCAGGTCCAGACTTGGAAAAGACAGTTAAAGCATACAAGAAAGTATATAAATCACACCGAAAGATAGGTGTAAACAGCTGA